Proteins encoded by one window of Lates calcarifer isolate ASB-BC8 linkage group LG5, TLL_Latcal_v3, whole genome shotgun sequence:
- the LOC108880836 gene encoding MORN repeat-containing protein 4, with product MTLTRGSFTYSNGEEYHGEWKEGLRHGLGQLTFSDGTCYTGQFENGLFNGCGMLVFPDGSRYEGEFVQGKFQGTGVFTRFDGMRFEGEFKSGCVDGYGVLTFADGGPSGGGGSHEGLFETNQLMRRENSQGAVQRAQAAAAKARALAM from the exons ATGACCCTGACACGAGGATCCTTCACCTACTCAAACGGGGAGGAGTACCACGGCGAATGGAAAGAAG GTCTGCGTCATGGCCTGGGTCAGCTGACCTTCAGCGACGGGACGTGCTACACCGGACAGTTTGAGAACGGCCTCTTCAACGGCTGTGGGATGCTGGTTTTCCCTGATGGCTCCAG gtATGAAGGTGAATTTGTGCAGGGGAAGTTTCAAGGCACCGGTGTCTTCACTCGCTTCGATGGGATGAGGTTTGAAGGCGAGTTCAAAAGCGGATGTGTGGACGGCTACG GAGTGCTGACGTTTGCGGACGGAGGCCCCAGCGGCGGAGGCGGCAGCCATGAGGGCCTGTTTGAGACCAACCAGCtgatgaggagagagaacagCCAGGGAGCCGTACAGAGGGCGCAGGCAGCAGCCGCCAAGGCCCGAGCTCTGGCCATGTGA